TATCTATCAAGGAAATTGATTGAGACCCAGATACACATCACGGATGAAGAAAGGACACGATATGAGCTTCGTTACCGTCTCGCACCCCTGCCGGCCTGTTCGCCGGACCCGGCTCTCGGCCTTTTACGACTTGCTGGCGCTGCGCCGTCAGCGTCAGGAGCTGCGTCATCTCGATGATCGGGCGCTGGATGACATGGGGATCACCCGCGCCGAGGCCCGGACCGAGGCCAATCGTCCGTTCTGGGACGCGCCGCATCACTGGCTGAAATAGGCCCGGACTGCCCCGTTACCGCTTCCCCCTCCTCGGCCCGCCCCGCGCGGGCCGCTTTTTCGGTACACTTAAAGGGAAATTCGACTCGGAAATACTTGAATTCACGGGTCTGCTCTCCGATATTTGACGGGAATGCCGCAGGGTAGCCCTTGCGGCCCGAGTTTGATTTCAGGGAGACCCAAATGGCTCAATTCGACACGATCCGGTCTGCTGCCGGTTCGCGCGCTGCCCAGATCGACGAGGGCCTGCGCGCCCATATGAACAAGGTCTACGGCACCATGTCCGTGGGCATGCTGATCACCTTTGCCGCGGCCTGGGCGATTTCGGGCCTGGCGGTGACCACCGATCCCGGCGCGGCCGTGGCCCAGCTGAGCGCCGACAAATACCTGACCCAGATCGGCTACTCGCTTTACGCCTCGCCGCTGAAATGGGTGATCATTTTCGCGCCGCTGGCCTTTGTCTTTGGCTTCAGCGCCGCCATCAACCGCCTGTCGGCCGCCGCCGCACAGCTGATCTTCTACACCTTCGCCTTTGTGATGGGTCTGTCGATCAGCTCGATCTTCCTGGTCTTTACCGGCCAGTCGATCATTCAGGTGTTCCTGATCACCGCCATCGCCTTTGCCGGTCTGTCGCTTTACGGCTACACGACCAAGAAGGACCTGAGCGCCATGGGCACCTTCCTGATCATGGGCCTGATCGGCCTGATCGTTGCCATGGTGGTCAATATCTTCCTGGCGTCTTCGGCCATGGCCTTTGCGATCTCCGCGATTGGCGTTCTGATCTTTGCGGGCCTCACCGCCTATGACACCCAGAACATCAAGAACACCTATCTGCAGATGGCCCATTCGGGCGATCAGGAATGGCTGGGCAAGGCTGCCATCATGGGCGCGCTGAGCCTGTACCTGGACTTCATCAACCTGTTCATGTTCCTGCTGCAACTCCTGGGCAACCGCGAATAAGCCGGGTCAGGGCCACGAGTACGAAGGGCGGGGATTTCCCCGCCCTTTTTCGTTGCACATCCGTGAAACGCTCAGCGACAGTCGAGCGGTACCGCCAGCCCGGTCGGTCGGTTGGCGCGCCCCGCCTGATAGACCTGCCCGCCCGTCAGACAGCCGGTGAGACGCGGCACCGACTGGGCAAAGGCGACATTCGAATTCTCAGGCAGGCGGTCGATCTCGCCCTCCTGCGTGCGCAGCACCGCAAACAACACCCCGTTCACCTCGACAGTGCTGAGGAACAGTTCCAGCGTGCCGCTGCCCACCTCGACCGCGCTCTGCGGATCGCGGCCACCGGCACCAATGGCGACCCCGGCCAGGCTGGCGATATCGCCCTTCTCGCTTTGCAGGCGCTGGACCGGCTTGCCCGCCAGTTCAGCCGGCACGCTGAGGCGGCGCGCCACGTAATCGGCCGATCCCTTCTCGGTGGTAAAGGTCTTGGGCTCGCCGTCGATACCGGTGAACCCCACGCCCTCGCGGTGCCACAGGCTGGCACAGGCAGACAGGGACATCAGGGCAAGGGTGGGCAACAGGATTTTCTTCATGACCGTCATGGGGTTGGTGGCAGACCTTGCAACCCTAGCCCCGCCGGGGCAGCGAAAGCAAGCGGTCCGTGCCCGGCGCCAGACCCCGGAATGAAAAAGGCCGCCCCGATGGGGCGGCCCTGTTCGGTTGTCCAAGGACACAAGATTACTTGATCTTGCCTTCCTTGTACTCGACATGCTTGCGCACGACCGGATCGTACTTCCGCACGGTCATTTTTTCGGTCATCGTACGCGCGTTCTTCTTGGTCACATAGAAGTGGCCCGTGCCCGCGGTCGAGTTCAGACGGATCTTGATGGTCGTCGGCTTCGCCATGGTTATCTCCTGCGTCCGAAAAGGCAGGGGCCTTTCGGTTGAATTCTGTCCTGAGGCTGCGCTTTTACCCGGCGTACACGCCGAGTCAATAGGGCCAGGCCGGGAAAATGCGCGCGGAGGGCCTGTAAGCCGGATTCTGTTCCAGGGTTGCCCCCTTCGATGACCATTCCTCTGGTGCGCCTGTTGCCAGGCGCCTCTAGCTGCCAACCCGACCCCTCTCGGCTGAAGCGGCCTAGCGGAGGTATCGGCCGAAACCGACGCGTCCCGCGCGGGGGTCCTATTTGGCATTGCTCCCGGTGGGGCTTGCCGTGCCGCCCCTGTTGCCAGGGGCGCGGTGGGCTCTTACTCCACCGTTTCACCCTTGCCGCGACCTGCGCGGCGGACTGTTCTCTGTGGCGCTTTCCGTCGGGTTTCCCCGCCCGGGCGTTACCCGGCACCGCTGCTTCATGGAGTCCGGACTTTCCTCGCGGGGGTTGCCCCCCACGCGGCCATCCGGCCCTCCGCGCGGCTTCGCAGTTAGGCGCTGGCAGAGGAGAGGTCAAGAGGCGCTTGCAAATGGGGCCCTGCCCCTCTTGGCCTGCGGCCAATTCACCCCGGAGTATTTTGCGCGGAATGAAGCGGCAAGGCGGCCAGATCGGCAGCGCAGAGCGGTCCGCGGCCCCAGGGGCGGTAGCGCAGGCGCAGGGCGGCCAGCAGCGTCTCGTCATCGGCGGGCGCGGTGAAACCCGTCGCGTGGGCAGCGGCGCGCAGGCGCTCGGGTGTGGGATCGTCTTCGCAAGACCCGCTTCCTGATCTTTCGGCGAGGCCAAGACGCGCCAGGCGAGCCCAGTCGAATCGCGGGCCGGGATCGCATTTGCGCCCGGGCGCCATGTCGGAATGACCGATTACACCCGCAGGCGGAATCGCCCATCGGCGCAAGATATCCGCCAGCAGGCCGTCCAGCGTGGTCATCTGTGGCGCCGAGAACGGGTGATCGCCGCGATTGTCGAGTTCGATTCCGATGGAGCGCGAATTGATGTCATCCCGCCCCCGCCATTCCCCTACCCCGGCATGCCAGGCGCGGTCGGCCTCGTCCACCATCTGCCAGAGCGTGCCGTCGGCGCCGATCAGGTAATGGGCCGAAACCTCGGCCTCGGGGTCGCAGAGACGCTCCAGCGCCGCCTTGGCGCTGTCCATGGCGGTGTAGTGCAGCACCACCAGCGACGGGGTCAGCCCGTCGCGGCGGGGTCCGAAATTGGGCGAGGGATGCCAGTGCGGCGCCACCAGGCGTCAGTTCTGTACCGCGCGGCGGAACGGCGCCGGGTCCCAGCCGCAGGCATAGCCGTCACCATCGGGATCCAGCCCCTTGCGGTCACGCTGGGGGCCGCCATTGGACAGGAACTCGATCTGGGCCTGATCGGGCGAGGCGAAGGCGGCGCAATTGCGCTGTGCCTTGGCGGCCAGGTTGAAGCCCGCGCGGCTATAGATCTGGGTGCCCTTGGGATGGCTGGTCGAAAGCGCGTATTGCACCACGTTGGGCGACCCGTCCGTATCACGCTGGGGCAATGCGGTGGGGGCCACCACCTGATAGGAGGCACGATTCTGGGCGATGCGCTCGGCATCGCTCTGGATCGACTCGCGGCTGGCGACGGCCTGGAAATCCTGCTCGTCCGAGATGCCGGGATTGCTGACCAGCGCAGGCGCCGGGTTCGAGGGGCTGGCCTCGACCGGGGCAACGCCGGAATTGCCGTTGGCGGCGGCCAGCGCCGCGGCCGTTTCCCGCGCGATATCGTCCGATGTGTCACCGGGCTGCGGGACATAGGCTGCGGTCTGGGTTGGGGCCTGGAGCGGCGCCGTGGCAGTGGGTGCGGCGGTCGAGGGGTCAAGCGGGGGCAGACCCTCGCTGGACACCGCCGAGGGCGGGATCAGCGGATCGCCGGTCACCGTCTGGCCCTGAAGCACCGCCTCGCGCTGAGCCTGGTATTCGGGCGTGTTGAAACCGACCCCGGCCGCCGAATCCGGGATCGCCGGATCACAGGCCGCAAGCACCCCGATCACGGGGACAAGATAGAATACGCGCATTGTTGCCGTCCTGCTCTTTTGCTTTGCCGACAGGTTTACCACCATTTTGAGGGCTTGGCCACAAAGCCCGCGGCCTGTTCCAGCGCATAGGCCGTATTCAGCAGATCGCCCTCTTCCCATGGACGCCCGATCAGTTGCAGGCCCAAGGGCAGCCCCTGCTTGTCTAGCCCGGCGGGCACCGACACGCCGGGCAGGCCAGCGAGGTTCACGGTGACGGTGAACACGTCGTTGAGGTACATCTGCACCGGATCGGCATCGGTCATCTCGCCCAGGCCAAAGGCGGCCGAGGGGGTGGCGGGTGTCAGGATCGCGTCCACACCGGCGGCGAAGACATCCTCGAAGTCCTTCTTGATCAGGCTGCGTACCTTGCGGGCGCGGTTGTAATAGGCGTCATAGAAGCCCGCCGACAGCACATAGGTGCCGACCATGACCCGGCGCTGCACCTCATGCCCGAACCCTTCGGCGCGGGTTTTTTCGTACATCTCGGTGATGCCGTCACCCTGTGCCAGCTTGGCGCGGTGGCCATAGCGCACTCCGTCATAGCGGGCCAGGTTCGAAGAGGCCTCGGCCGGCGCGATCACGTAATAGGTGGGCAGCGCGTATTTGGTGTGCGGCAGGCTGATGTCGCGGATCTCGGCCCCGGCGGCGCGCAGCATCTCGGTGCCCTGCTGCCACAGCGCCTCGATCTCTTCGGGCATGCCGTCCATGCGGTATTCACGCGGAATGCCGATCACCTTGCCGCGGATATCGCCGGTCAGCATCGCCTCGAAATCGGGCACGGCCAGCTCGGCGCTGGTCGAATCCTTGGGGTCGTGGCCGCACATCGCCTCGAGCATGATGGCAGCGTCGCGCACATCCTTGGTCATCGGCCCGGCCTGATCCAGCGAGCTGGCAAAGGCAACGATGCCCCAGCGCGAGCAGCGGCCATAGGTCGGCTTGATGCCGGTGATGCCGACAAAGGCGGCAGGCTGGCGGATCGAGCCGCCGGTATCGGTGCCGGTGGCGGCCAGACACAGATCGGCGGCCACGGCGGCAGCCGAGCCGCCCGAGGAACCACCCGGCGTCAGCGCCGCGTCGTCATTGCCACGGCGCCAGGGGTTGACCGCATTGCCATAACACGAGGTCTCGTTGCTGCTCCCCATGGCGAACTCGTCCATGTTGAGCTTGCCCAGCATGACGGCGCCCGCGTCGGCCAGTTGCTGGCTGACGGTGGATTCGTATTCCGGCTTGAACCCTTCAAGGATTCGGCTGGCCGCCTGACTCGGCACGCCCTTGGTGCAGAACAGGTCCTTGATGCCGATGGGCAGGCCGCACATCTTGGGCGCCTCTTCGCGCCCTTGCAGGCGCTCATCGGCGGCTTTCGCGCGCTCCAGAGCAAGCTCGGGGGTCTTGTGGACAAAGGCGTTGAGCGCCCCTGCCCCCTCGATGGCGGCAAGGCAGGCCTCGGTCAGCGCGACCGAGGTGGTCTCGCCCTTGCGCAGCGCATCGCGCGCCTGGGCCAGCGTCAGCGTGTTGAGATCGCTCATGTCTTACTCCACCACCTTGGGAACCGCGAAAAACCCCTCGCGCGCGTCGGGCGCGTTGGACAGGACCTTGGCCTGCTGATTGCCGTCGCTCACCCCGTCGGTGCGGCGCTTCAGCCGCATCGGCGTGACCGAGACCATCGGCTCGACGCCGTCAACATTCACCTCGTTCAGCTGCTCGATGAACCCGAGGATGGTGTTGAATTCAGCGGCCAGAGCCGGCAGCGCGTCCTGTTCCACCTTGATCCGGGCCAGCTTGGCCACTTTGGCGGCGGTGCTTTGGTCAATCGACATCGGTTTCCCTCATCTGCGTCAGACCCGCATTTACCGCCCCATGGGCGCGGTCGCAAGGGCAGCGGAGCGCTCGCGGTCAACCACGTCGCCGGCGCAGATGCGCCAGCGCCGCCATTGCCACGAAAATCAGCGCCACCCCCCCGGCAAAGCCGCCATTGCCCATGAACTGCATCGCAGCACCAGTGATCGGGCCACCCAGCATGCCGCCCACACCAAAGGCGATGGCGAATGCGGCGTTCCCTGCCACCAGGTCGCTGCCCGTGAACCGGTCACCCAGTTCCGACATCGCCATGGTATAGATACCCCCCGCCGTGGCGCCAAAGACAAACAGAACGCCCAGAAACAGCGGCAACCGGTCGGGCAATCCCGGCAACAGCACCGCGCCCAGCGCGGTCAGCAGTGCACAAAGCACCATCACCTGACGGCGCGAGGTACGGTCCGACAACCATCCGATGGGTACCTGCAAGGCCGTATTGCCCAGAAACGCCACCGACAGGGCCGAGGTCGCCACCGCCACCGTCAAACCCGCCGCCAGACCAAAGACCGGAAACAGCGACAGCATCGCGCCCTCCCAGAAGGCATAGACGCAGATCGCCGCCAGCAGGGTGGGCGCCCGGCGCAGGAAGCCCAGCGGCGAGACCGGCGTCTCGCCCGAGACATCCGGCGCATAGGCGCGCACCGCCAGCACCACGCCGATGGCCAGAAAACAGCAGACCGCGCCAACGGCAAACGGCGCGAATCCCTGGAACCCGATCAGCGCCAGCGTGAAGGGCCCGGCACCAAAGCCCACCGACAGCGCGGTGGCATAGATGCCCACCACCCGGCCACGCGTCTCGGGGCGGGCCAGCTGGTTGATCCAGGTCTCCGACACGATGAAGATGCCCACATCGGCCATACCCAGCATCAGACGCAGCACCAGAAAGGCACCAAAGGACCGCGTCAGCCCCATCGACAGGATCAGCAACGCCGACAGCAGCAGCGAGCCGATGGCGACCTGCCAGCTGCCGAAGCGTTCGATCAGACGCGGATAGAAGGGCGAGGCCAGCACGATCCCCAGCGGCGTCATCGCCGCGTTGATCCCGATGGCGGCCTCGCTGATGCCTTGATGCTCCAGCACCAGCGACAGCAGCGGAAAGCTGAGGCCGACCGTCAGCGCGAAAATGGTGGTGCAGGCAATCGCGCCCGCGATCCCGGCGCGGCGCGCCCCGTCACTCATCACCACCGTCATCGTCCACTCCCTGTGCGTACAGGCAGATGACGGACCCGGGCCGATCAGGTCAAGCGCCCGAAAACGAAAAGGCCCGCGCGAACAAGCGCGCGGGCCACCCAGTCAGGCGACGGGATCAGAGATCCTTGGCCGCCGTGTGCTCGATCTTGGTCCAGTTGGCCGCCGCTTTGGAGATGGTGCCGGCCTTGTCCTTCTCGAACATCTTGTAGATCTCTTCGTTCAGGAAGACATAGAGCTTGCCATCGACCACTGCGGCATAGTTCGGGTCGCCGTCGAACTTCTTGCCCACCGAGACGCCAAAGGTGCAGAAGCCGCCGTTCTGCACGGAGTAGTGATCGGGGTTGGCCTGGAACGCCTTGAGGTTCTTCTCGGAGGCAAAGTAGTAAGCCACGCCGTCATGCACGGCGGTATGCGCGGCGCTGCCTTCGCGGTTCTTGCCCTTGTCGAGCAGTGCGACCGGGTCCGAACCATGCAGGCCCAGCGGCGCGCCAGCGGCGGTCAGGCCGGGCACCACGTTGATTTCGTCGGCGGCCATGGCAGGGCCGAAGGCGAGCAGGGTCGACAGGGCGGCTGCGGTAAAGGTGATCATGCGAGACATAGTTTGGTTTCCTTTTGGTTGACTGATAACGCCCGGCCACTTGATTGGCGGGTGTGTCAGGAAACTGCATCACGAGGCCTCTGCCGTGAATGTTCAGACGTTCAAGCATCATGACAGATCGTTCAAACAGATGAACGAATAATTAATTTAATTGGACAATGAAGCATGGAAAGTTCAAAAAATACGACATCAGC
The window above is part of the Ruegeria pomeroyi DSS-3 genome. Proteins encoded here:
- a CDS encoding Bax inhibitor-1/YccA family protein, translating into MAQFDTIRSAAGSRAAQIDEGLRAHMNKVYGTMSVGMLITFAAAWAISGLAVTTDPGAAVAQLSADKYLTQIGYSLYASPLKWVIIFAPLAFVFGFSAAINRLSAAAAQLIFYTFAFVMGLSISSIFLVFTGQSIIQVFLITAIAFAGLSLYGYTTKKDLSAMGTFLIMGLIGLIVAMVVNIFLASSAMAFAISAIGVLIFAGLTAYDTQNIKNTYLQMAHSGDQEWLGKAAIMGALSLYLDFINLFMFLLQLLGNRE
- a CDS encoding YHS domain-containing (seleno)protein; translation: MSRMITFTAAALSTLLAFGPAMAADEINVVPGLTAAGAPLGLHGSDPVALLDKGKNREGSAAHTAVHDGVAYYFASEKNLKAFQANPDHYSVQNGGFCTFGVSVGKKFDGDPNYAAVVDGKLYVFLNEEIYKMFEKDKAGTISKAAANWTKIEHTAAKDL
- the gatC gene encoding Asp-tRNA(Asn)/Glu-tRNA(Gln) amidotransferase subunit GatC; translated protein: MSIDQSTAAKVAKLARIKVEQDALPALAAEFNTILGFIEQLNEVNVDGVEPMVSVTPMRLKRRTDGVSDGNQQAKVLSNAPDAREGFFAVPKVVE
- a CDS encoding N-acetylmuramoyl-L-alanine amidase encodes the protein MAPHWHPSPNFGPRRDGLTPSLVVLHYTAMDSAKAALERLCDPEAEVSAHYLIGADGTLWQMVDEADRAWHAGVGEWRGRDDINSRSIGIELDNRGDHPFSAPQMTTLDGLLADILRRWAIPPAGVIGHSDMAPGRKCDPGPRFDWARLARLGLAERSGSGSCEDDPTPERLRAAAHATGFTAPADDETLLAALRLRYRPWGRGPLCAADLAALPLHSAQNTPG
- a CDS encoding MFS transporter; translated protein: MTVVMSDGARRAGIAGAIACTTIFALTVGLSFPLLSLVLEHQGISEAAIGINAAMTPLGIVLASPFYPRLIERFGSWQVAIGSLLLSALLILSMGLTRSFGAFLVLRLMLGMADVGIFIVSETWINQLARPETRGRVVGIYATALSVGFGAGPFTLALIGFQGFAPFAVGAVCCFLAIGVVLAVRAYAPDVSGETPVSPLGFLRRAPTLLAAICVYAFWEGAMLSLFPVFGLAAGLTVAVATSALSVAFLGNTALQVPIGWLSDRTSRRQVMVLCALLTALGAVLLPGLPDRLPLFLGVLFVFGATAGGIYTMAMSELGDRFTGSDLVAGNAAFAIAFGVGGMLGGPITGAAMQFMGNGGFAGGVALIFVAMAALAHLRRRRG
- the gatA gene encoding Asp-tRNA(Asn)/Glu-tRNA(Gln) amidotransferase subunit GatA, whose amino-acid sequence is MSDLNTLTLAQARDALRKGETTSVALTEACLAAIEGAGALNAFVHKTPELALERAKAADERLQGREEAPKMCGLPIGIKDLFCTKGVPSQAASRILEGFKPEYESTVSQQLADAGAVMLGKLNMDEFAMGSSNETSCYGNAVNPWRRGNDDAALTPGGSSGGSAAAVAADLCLAATGTDTGGSIRQPAAFVGITGIKPTYGRCSRWGIVAFASSLDQAGPMTKDVRDAAIMLEAMCGHDPKDSTSAELAVPDFEAMLTGDIRGKVIGIPREYRMDGMPEEIEALWQQGTEMLRAAGAEIRDISLPHTKYALPTYYVIAPAEASSNLARYDGVRYGHRAKLAQGDGITEMYEKTRAEGFGHEVQRRVMVGTYVLSAGFYDAYYNRARKVRSLIKKDFEDVFAAGVDAILTPATPSAAFGLGEMTDADPVQMYLNDVFTVTVNLAGLPGVSVPAGLDKQGLPLGLQLIGRPWEEGDLLNTAYALEQAAGFVAKPSKWW
- the rpmG gene encoding 50S ribosomal protein L33, with translation MAKPTTIKIRLNSTAGTGHFYVTKKNARTMTEKMTVRKYDPVVRKHVEYKEGKIK
- a CDS encoding DUF1127 domain-containing protein; the protein is MSFVTVSHPCRPVRRTRLSAFYDLLALRRQRQELRHLDDRALDDMGITRAEARTEANRPFWDAPHHWLK